One Amycolatopsis sp. NBC_00355 genomic window carries:
- a CDS encoding helix-turn-helix domain-containing protein — translation MTEKSTVRTREMGIELKAQREAKQMSLRELARRADWSASKVSGWENGRRISPIDAAIYLANCGTKAPERNRLLELTKPPSDLYWVRPYFSELVDPAKSLIVQENLATRVISNSPTALPGMLQTEDYVRTLYEMSGRYTTDRLQLLIQARMDRQRLLQRTNPPDCLYFVHEHTLRSILRDPALMHEQLQSLVLATNLPHCTIRVVPASAPPYHLVGSRFTIMEFAEHPAVAYEETFAAGLFIDDRVAVEGFYILRTRLEQVALSERESREFLIRLTEEFDLMTG, via the coding sequence ATGACCGAAAAGAGCACGGTGCGCACACGGGAGATGGGCATCGAGTTGAAGGCCCAGCGCGAGGCGAAGCAGATGTCGCTGCGCGAACTGGCCCGGCGCGCGGACTGGTCGGCGTCGAAGGTGTCCGGCTGGGAGAACGGCCGCCGCATCTCCCCGATCGACGCGGCGATCTACCTGGCCAACTGCGGAACCAAGGCCCCGGAACGGAACAGGTTGCTGGAACTGACAAAACCCCCGAGTGACCTCTACTGGGTGCGGCCGTACTTCAGCGAGCTCGTCGATCCCGCGAAGTCCCTCATCGTCCAGGAGAACCTGGCGACCCGGGTGATCTCGAACAGCCCCACGGCGCTGCCCGGCATGCTCCAGACCGAGGACTACGTCCGCACCCTCTACGAGATGTCCGGCCGGTACACCACCGACCGGCTGCAACTGCTGATCCAGGCGAGAATGGACCGGCAACGGCTGCTGCAGCGGACGAACCCGCCGGACTGCCTGTACTTCGTCCACGAGCACACCCTGCGCTCGATCCTGCGCGATCCCGCCCTGATGCACGAACAACTGCAGTCCCTCGTGCTCGCCACCAACCTGCCCCACTGCACCATCCGGGTCGTGCCCGCGTCGGCGCCGCCGTACCACCTGGTCGGCAGCCGGTTCACCATCATGGAGTTCGCCGAGCACCCCGCCGTGGCCTACGAGGAAACCTTCGCCGCCGGGCTGTTCATCGACGATCGGGTCGCCGTCGAAGGCTTCTACATCCTGCGCACCCGGCTGGAGCAGGTGGCCTTGTCCGAACGCGAGTCGCGCGAGTTCCTGATCCGGCTGACCGAGGAGTTCGATCTCATGACGGGCTGA
- a CDS encoding DUF4037 domain-containing protein, whose protein sequence is MTFLSGIELARRFYVGEVRPLLANEPHSAALLGPGSEVLGFDTARSADHDWTARVQLFLPRVRDLDVPAGFLGYPTKLIVATLEDWPRGALGFDPRRPERRDWLATPTQVFAEFTGGAVFHDDLGLEALRRNVAWYPDDVWRYVLACQWRRIEQEEPFVGRCGEAGDELGSAVVAARLVRDLMRLCLLMTRRYPPYGKWLGSAFARLPVAGALTPPLTAALASTTWRERERHLVTAYETVAEVHNALGLTAPIEPRVSGFFDRPFRVIHAERFAEALYAGPASPIGAIDQFVDSTDALGDRAFTRRVVDCPHG, encoded by the coding sequence ATGACGTTCCTTTCCGGAATCGAACTCGCACGCCGCTTCTACGTCGGCGAAGTGCGCCCGCTGCTCGCGAACGAGCCCCACAGCGCCGCCCTGCTCGGCCCCGGTTCCGAGGTCCTCGGCTTCGACACCGCACGCTCGGCCGACCACGACTGGACCGCGCGCGTCCAGCTGTTCCTGCCGCGCGTGCGCGACCTGGACGTCCCGGCGGGCTTTCTCGGCTACCCCACGAAGCTGATCGTCGCCACGCTCGAGGACTGGCCGCGTGGCGCGCTCGGTTTCGACCCGCGCCGGCCGGAGCGGCGCGACTGGCTCGCCACGCCGACGCAGGTCTTCGCCGAGTTCACCGGCGGCGCGGTGTTCCACGACGACCTCGGGCTCGAGGCGCTGCGGCGCAACGTCGCCTGGTACCCGGACGACGTCTGGCGCTACGTCCTCGCGTGCCAGTGGCGGCGGATCGAGCAGGAGGAGCCGTTCGTCGGCCGGTGCGGGGAGGCCGGGGACGAGCTGGGTTCGGCCGTCGTCGCGGCGCGGCTCGTGCGGGACCTGATGCGGCTGTGCCTGCTGATGACGCGCCGGTACCCGCCGTACGGCAAGTGGCTCGGCAGCGCCTTCGCGCGGCTGCCGGTCGCCGGCGCGCTCACGCCGCCGCTCACCGCCGCGCTCGCCTCGACGACGTGGCGGGAGCGGGAGCGGCACCTCGTGACGGCGTACGAGACCGTCGCCGAGGTGCACAACGCGCTCGGGCTCACCGCGCCGATCGAGCCGCGGGTGAGCGGGTTCTTCGACCGGCCGTTCCGGGTGATCCACGCGGAGCGGTTCGCCGAAGCGCTGTACGCCGGGCCGGCGTCCCCCATCGGGGCGATCGACCAGTTCGTCGACAGCACGGACGCGCTCGGCGACCGCGCGTTCACGCGCCGGGTGGTTGACTGCCCGCATGGCTGA
- a CDS encoding YoaK family protein, whose protein sequence is MAETKPRDLAVPLLTLTVVTGVVDAVSFLGLGRVFVANMTGNVVFLGFAAAGETTLSVVASLTAVAAFLAGALAGGRLARADEDHDVLRQATAAQALLVAIAVVLSATLGSGTRPGSELLIVVLGVAMGLQNAAVRRIGAPDLTTTVLTMTLTGFAADSKAAGGPGSHPLRKVAAVATMLVGAFAGGMLQLHVAMWSALTLALLLVLGVLTVLQLNRPRDRTTADR, encoded by the coding sequence ATGGCTGAGACGAAACCGCGGGACCTGGCGGTGCCGCTGCTGACGCTGACCGTCGTGACCGGGGTGGTCGACGCGGTCAGCTTCCTCGGGCTGGGCCGCGTGTTCGTGGCGAACATGACCGGCAACGTGGTGTTCCTCGGGTTCGCGGCGGCGGGCGAGACGACGTTGTCGGTGGTGGCGTCGCTGACGGCGGTGGCGGCGTTCCTGGCCGGCGCGCTCGCGGGCGGGCGGCTGGCGCGCGCCGACGAGGACCACGACGTGCTGCGCCAGGCGACGGCCGCCCAGGCGCTACTGGTCGCGATCGCCGTGGTGCTGTCGGCGACGCTCGGCAGCGGCACCCGGCCGGGCAGCGAGCTGCTGATCGTGGTGCTGGGCGTGGCGATGGGCCTGCAGAACGCGGCGGTCCGCCGCATCGGCGCCCCCGACCTGACGACCACGGTGCTGACGATGACGCTGACGGGCTTCGCGGCGGACTCGAAAGCCGCCGGCGGCCCGGGGTCCCACCCGCTGCGCAAGGTGGCGGCGGTGGCGACGATGCTGGTGGGCGCGTTCGCGGGCGGGATGCTGCAGCTGCACGTCGCGATGTGGTCGGCGCTGACGCTGGCCTTGCTGCTGGTCCTCGGGGTGCTGACGGTGCTGCAGCTCAACCGGCCACGTGACAGGACCACCGCTGACCGGTGA
- a CDS encoding SDR family NAD(P)-dependent oxidoreductase codes for MGVALVTGSSRGLGRVIARRLARDGFAVAVNALHDDPDLKVAAEEVLAEGGKAAAFAADVTDRRQVGELVDAVTALLGPIDVLVLNATGPQPDGLVSEVDWPDHLAELDFFVRSPVLLGHAVLPGMRSRGHGRIVHVDSEQADRAPVGRSAYATAKAAQVGLARAWARELAPDGITVNTVAPGFIPVERHADVPEAEREAYRASVPVGRLGTPEDVAAAVSFFASKDAGFITGQRLRVDGGRALG; via the coding sequence ATGGGTGTCGCTCTGGTGACCGGAAGTTCCCGAGGGCTGGGCCGTGTGATCGCGCGGCGGCTGGCCCGCGACGGGTTCGCGGTGGCGGTGAACGCGCTGCACGACGACCCGGACCTGAAGGTCGCCGCCGAGGAGGTCCTCGCCGAGGGCGGCAAGGCCGCCGCCTTCGCCGCCGACGTGACCGACCGGCGCCAGGTCGGCGAGCTGGTCGACGCGGTGACGGCGCTGCTCGGCCCGATCGACGTCCTGGTCCTCAACGCGACCGGCCCGCAGCCGGACGGCCTGGTGTCCGAAGTGGACTGGCCGGATCACCTGGCCGAACTCGACTTCTTCGTGCGCTCGCCGGTGCTGCTCGGCCACGCGGTGCTGCCGGGGATGCGGTCGCGGGGCCACGGCCGGATCGTGCACGTCGATTCGGAGCAGGCGGACCGTGCGCCGGTCGGCCGCTCGGCGTACGCGACGGCGAAGGCGGCCCAGGTCGGCCTGGCCCGCGCGTGGGCGCGCGAGCTCGCCCCGGACGGCATCACGGTCAACACGGTGGCCCCGGGCTTCATCCCGGTGGAACGGCACGCGGACGTCCCGGAAGCCGAGCGCGAGGCCTACCGCGCCTCGGTCCCGGTGGGCCGTCTGGGCACGCCGGAGGATGTGGCCGCGGCGGTGAGCTTCTTCGCCTCGAAGGACGCGGGCTTCATCACGGGCCAGCGCCTCCGGGTCGACGGCGGCCGCGCCCTCGGCTGA
- a CDS encoding amino acid ABC transporter permease: MSTQSVLYDVPGPKARTRNWLYSVLFVLILLAVAYFVYDRFNEKGQWAGALWKPFVEGTTWSQFLLPGLVKTLEAAGLSIVIALPIGALLGIGRLSEHKWVRVPVGAVVEFFRAIPVLLLMVFGASLYAYYTDISPDTRPLFAAVTGLVLYNGSVLAEVFRAGILSLPKGQTEASSALGLRKTQTMVSVLLPQAVTLMLPALVSQLVVILKDTALAGQLTIGYDELIRGSGPITGNFNNTIPTLIVIAIIFIALNLLLSWFASWLERKLSRRKKAPRGAKPLEGPPSVVTATDFNTGRAV; the protein is encoded by the coding sequence ATGAGCACGCAGTCCGTCCTGTACGACGTCCCCGGTCCGAAGGCCCGCACCCGCAACTGGCTGTACTCGGTGCTGTTCGTGCTGATCCTGCTGGCCGTGGCGTACTTCGTCTACGACCGCTTCAACGAGAAGGGCCAGTGGGCGGGCGCGCTCTGGAAGCCCTTCGTCGAAGGGACGACCTGGTCCCAGTTCCTGCTGCCGGGCCTGGTGAAGACCCTCGAGGCGGCCGGGCTGTCCATCGTGATCGCGCTGCCGATCGGGGCCCTGCTGGGCATCGGGCGGCTGTCCGAGCACAAGTGGGTGCGGGTCCCGGTCGGCGCCGTGGTCGAGTTCTTCCGGGCCATCCCGGTACTGCTGCTGATGGTGTTCGGTGCGTCGCTGTACGCCTACTACACCGACATCAGCCCGGACACCCGCCCGCTGTTCGCCGCGGTCACGGGCCTGGTGCTCTACAACGGCTCGGTGTTGGCGGAGGTGTTCCGGGCGGGCATCCTGTCGCTGCCGAAGGGGCAGACGGAGGCGTCGTCGGCCCTCGGCCTGCGCAAGACCCAGACGATGGTCAGCGTCCTGCTCCCCCAGGCCGTCACGCTGATGCTCCCGGCGCTGGTCAGCCAGCTGGTGGTCATCCTCAAGGACACGGCGCTCGCCGGCCAGCTGACGATCGGCTACGACGAGCTGATCCGCGGTTCGGGACCGATCACCGGCAACTTCAACAACACGATCCCGACGCTGATCGTCATCGCGATCATCTTCATCGCGCTCAACCTGCTCCTGTCGTGGTTCGCTTCGTGGCTGGAGCGGAAGCTGTCGCGCCGGAAGAAGGCGCCGCGCGGCGCCAAGCCGTTGGAAGGGCCGCCGTCCGTCGTGACGGCGACCGACTTCAACACCGGTCGCGCGGTCTGA
- a CDS encoding amino acid ABC transporter permease yields MFDFLSNPDYNLVDAFWTTIQLTFFSAIGALIWGTILVGMRVSPVPIMRGFATVYVNIFRNTPLTVIIIFTSLGLSSTLGINLAASDSPTSLADNAFRLAVLGFIVYTATFVCESLRSGINTVPVGQAEAARALGLNFVQVLGLIVLPQAFRAVIAPLANVLIALLKNTTVASVIGVAEASLLMSTMVENESDSLFSVFILFALVFVVLVLPLGLLLGWVAKKAEVKR; encoded by the coding sequence GTGTTCGATTTCCTCAGCAATCCTGACTACAACCTCGTCGACGCGTTCTGGACGACGATCCAGCTGACGTTCTTCTCGGCGATCGGCGCGCTGATCTGGGGCACGATCCTCGTGGGCATGCGGGTCAGCCCGGTGCCGATCATGCGCGGGTTCGCCACGGTGTACGTCAACATCTTCCGGAACACCCCGCTGACGGTGATCATCATCTTCACCTCGCTGGGTCTTTCGTCCACCCTGGGCATCAACCTGGCCGCGTCCGACTCGCCCACCTCGCTGGCCGACAACGCGTTCCGGCTGGCCGTGCTGGGCTTCATCGTCTACACCGCGACCTTCGTGTGCGAATCGCTGCGGTCGGGCATCAACACCGTCCCGGTCGGCCAGGCCGAGGCGGCGCGGGCCCTGGGGCTCAACTTCGTGCAGGTGCTGGGCCTGATCGTGCTGCCCCAGGCGTTCCGCGCGGTGATCGCGCCGCTGGCGAACGTCCTGATCGCGCTGCTGAAGAACACCACCGTCGCCTCGGTGATCGGCGTCGCGGAGGCGTCGCTGCTGATGTCGACGATGGTGGAGAACGAGTCCGACTCGCTGTTCTCCGTCTTCATCCTGTTCGCCCTGGTGTTCGTCGTGCTGGTCCTGCCACTCGGCCTGCTGCTCGGCTGGGTCGCCAAGAAAGCCGAGGTCAAGCGATGA
- a CDS encoding glutamate ABC transporter substrate-binding protein — protein MRFSRVLQTGAVVMAAGLALTACGGGSGSSGASGDKNLVQRAKDNKKLTIGIKFDQPGLGLKKPDGTYAGFDVDVAKYIAKQLGVEESGITWKEAQSAQREDLIKKGEVDFIVATYSITDKRKNDVSFGGPYFIAHQDLLVRSDNTDITGPESLTGNKKLCSVKGSTPAQNVKTKYAKEVQLQEVGKYTDCVTSLLNGSVDAMTTDDVILAGYAAQQPGKLKLVGKGFTDENYGVGLKKDDADGKAAVNKAIQAMEQDGSWEKSLQTNVGPSGYKIPAVPTIAP, from the coding sequence ATGCGGTTTAGTCGAGTTCTGCAGACGGGTGCGGTCGTCATGGCCGCCGGTCTGGCCCTGACGGCCTGCGGCGGCGGGTCCGGCAGCAGCGGCGCGAGCGGCGACAAGAACCTGGTCCAGCGGGCCAAGGACAACAAGAAGCTGACCATCGGCATCAAGTTCGACCAGCCGGGCCTCGGCCTGAAGAAGCCGGACGGCACCTACGCCGGCTTCGACGTCGACGTCGCGAAGTACATCGCGAAGCAGCTCGGTGTCGAAGAGTCGGGGATCACCTGGAAGGAAGCGCAGTCCGCGCAGCGCGAGGACCTGATCAAGAAGGGTGAGGTCGACTTCATCGTCGCCACCTACTCGATCACCGACAAGCGCAAGAACGACGTCTCCTTCGGCGGCCCGTACTTCATCGCGCACCAGGATCTGCTGGTCCGGTCGGACAACACGGACATCACCGGCCCCGAGTCGCTGACCGGCAACAAGAAGCTCTGCTCGGTCAAGGGCTCGACCCCGGCACAGAACGTGAAGACGAAGTACGCCAAGGAGGTGCAGCTGCAGGAGGTGGGCAAGTACACCGACTGCGTGACCTCGCTCCTGAACGGCAGCGTCGACGCGATGACCACCGACGACGTCATCCTGGCGGGCTACGCGGCCCAGCAGCCGGGCAAGCTGAAGCTGGTCGGCAAGGGCTTCACCGACGAGAACTACGGCGTCGGCCTGAAGAAGGACGACGCCGACGGCAAGGCAGCGGTCAACAAGGCGATCCAGGCGATGGAGCAGGACGGTTCCTGGGAGAAGTCGCTGCAGACCAACGTCGGCCCGTCGGGCTACAAGATCCCGGCCGTGCCGACGATCGCGCCCTGA
- a CDS encoding amino acid ABC transporter ATP-binding protein: protein MIKASAVNKYFGDLHVLREITLEVPRGQVVVVLGPSGSGKSTLCRAINRLEPINSGEIAVDGTALPAEGKALAALRADVGMVFQSFNLFAHKTIVENVMLAPTKVRKTSKDEARKTAMELLERVGIANQADKYPAQLSGGQQQRVAIARALAMRPKVMLFDEPTSALDPEMVQEVLDVMTGLAKDGMTMLVVTHEMGFARRAADRVIFMADGEIVEDTTPEEFFTAPKSERAKDFLGKILTH, encoded by the coding sequence ATGATCAAGGCGTCCGCCGTGAACAAGTACTTCGGCGACCTGCACGTGCTCAGGGAGATCACGCTCGAGGTGCCTCGCGGCCAGGTCGTGGTGGTGCTGGGCCCCTCGGGGTCCGGCAAGTCGACGCTCTGCCGGGCCATCAACCGGCTCGAGCCCATCAACTCGGGCGAGATCGCCGTCGACGGCACGGCGCTGCCGGCGGAGGGCAAGGCGCTCGCCGCCCTGCGCGCCGACGTCGGCATGGTGTTCCAGTCGTTCAACCTGTTCGCGCACAAGACCATCGTCGAGAACGTGATGCTGGCGCCGACGAAGGTCCGCAAGACCTCGAAGGACGAAGCCCGCAAAACGGCGATGGAGCTGCTGGAGCGCGTCGGGATCGCCAACCAGGCGGACAAGTACCCGGCGCAGCTCTCGGGTGGCCAGCAGCAGCGCGTCGCCATCGCGCGGGCGCTGGCGATGCGGCCCAAGGTCATGCTGTTCGACGAGCCGACCTCGGCGCTGGACCCGGAGATGGTCCAGGAGGTCCTGGACGTGATGACCGGGCTGGCCAAGGACGGCATGACGATGCTGGTCGTCACGCACGAGATGGGCTTCGCCCGCCGGGCAGCCGATCGGGTGATCTTCATGGCCGACGGCGAAATCGTCGAGGACACGACGCCGGAAGAGTTCTTCACCGCGCCGAAGAGCGAGCGCGCGAAGGACTTCCTCGGCAAGATCCTGACCCACTGA
- a CDS encoding response regulator transcription factor — MRVLLVEDDDRVAGALIPALTRRGLAIARLASGAGVLERVHEVDVVLLDLGLPDIDGVTLCRQIRAVSDVAIIVVSARGEVDDRIQGLRAGADDYLVKPYDVEELMARVEAVRRRRGEHSTPAEPVVIRAGDVSVDLSRHEVLVDGQAIALSRKEFQVLALVAGARGNVCSREHVLTEVWGHRGPAESRSLDVHVATLRTKLGRPALIETVRGVGYRLGGQAARS, encoded by the coding sequence GTGCGGGTACTGCTGGTGGAGGACGACGACCGGGTCGCGGGTGCGCTCATCCCCGCGCTGACCCGGCGTGGCCTGGCGATCGCCCGGCTCGCGTCCGGCGCCGGCGTGCTGGAGCGGGTGCACGAGGTCGACGTCGTCCTGCTCGACCTCGGCCTGCCGGACATCGACGGCGTGACGCTGTGCCGCCAGATCCGCGCGGTCAGCGACGTCGCGATCATCGTGGTCTCGGCCCGCGGCGAGGTCGACGACCGGATCCAGGGCCTGCGCGCGGGCGCCGACGACTACCTCGTCAAGCCCTACGACGTCGAAGAGCTGATGGCCCGGGTCGAGGCGGTCCGCCGCCGGCGCGGTGAGCACAGCACACCCGCCGAGCCCGTGGTGATCCGGGCCGGGGACGTCAGCGTCGACCTGTCCCGGCACGAGGTGCTGGTCGACGGGCAGGCGATCGCGTTGTCCCGCAAGGAGTTCCAGGTGCTCGCGCTGGTGGCGGGCGCGCGCGGCAACGTCTGCTCGCGCGAACACGTGCTCACCGAGGTGTGGGGGCACCGCGGGCCGGCGGAGAGCCGGTCGCTCGACGTCCACGTCGCGACCCTGCGGACCAAACTCGGCCGCCCGGCGCTGATCGAGACGGTGCGCGGGGTCGGCTACCGCCTCGGCGGCCAGGCCGCCCGGAGCTGA